The sequence TAAACTCTTTGTACAGAATCTGTAGTTTGTAGCTGATTCCTGGAgagcaggattttaaaatgatttcctGAACGTAAgagaccaaaaaaataaataaaaagcccaCAGACTCTGAAAACAATTATAATGAAACGAATGGGCTGTTGCTTCAGCTTTATCTTTAAAGGAGACGTGAAAGAAATGACTCATTCAGTTCGTGTACACATttatttggggatctggagcttaCCAAATCACACACCAGTCAGTTCTGTGGGCTGCCtgtgtcagaaaacatggggtAAAATGAAACGTTCTGAGCTTATGTGAGAGCAAAGATGAGGTTTAGAGACGTAAAACAGACACAGCAAGTTAAGAACAAATAGTGTACGAAGCGAAATGTGAAAGATGAAGGAAGAACTGGGTAAAATTAGTTAAAACCAGAGCTTTTCCTCGCTCTTCACTCCCGGGATCtcgtgctgaactgagctgtggctcattctcatttaaaggaacagtcgcCGAATCCGGCCGTTCTGAAAGGGCTGATTGTACAGGGGGAGAACCCTGCTgttttgtttgatccttgtagtCTTTGagcaaagcatgtcacagatgttttattaagacGCTGAGCTGGAAATGTGTTAGAATGTGTGTCCTGTAAAGGTTTAATCTGAATTGATGTTGATCATATCATACACGGACTGTTAAGATACTAATCATTAGTAATCATCATTAATTCGACTATTAGTATTTCTctggctatgtgtgtgtgtgatatatatcTTCTAAATATTTTAAGGATGCATGTTAAACTCAGTATATAGACGTTTGGACCTTATGGAAAATATTATATTGGTTTAGATGGGTGGCAAAGTGGTTGTTTAAAAGTCTGTTAGCTGTATTTCCATGTCTTTGTCATTGGAAATGTAACTTAAATGAAAAGCTGAttcaaaaaagcaaaaacaaaaaaaaggagaagGTAATCCTAGTGTTCCATGCCCTGGTCTCTAGTCCAGTGTGTACTCCATCTGAAGCGGGGTTTTCTCCGAGGTGTAGTCCCTGTCCGGAGACTCCACGTATCTCTGCAGTGTGCTGTAGCACTGGTCGCTGTGGCTGTAAGTGTAAATGGATGAGATCTCTTCCCATGCGGTGTGATTGGGGAATGGAAAGGCCTCCGGGTCCTGATTGTTAAAGAAGGCCTTCATGTTCCTCTCGGCCAGTCGGGTGGCGTAATCATCGGCGAAACTGTCGaacttctctttctccttctgcaTGTACACCTTCCAGAAGGTCAGCTGCAGGTAGCTCACCTGAGAGCGACAGTTCTTGTAGCATGTCCCGATCAGGCCGGCCAGAACCGCACTTATAATGAGAACCCAGCCCAGGATCTggacacaaatacatacatatttacTGTAGATTTATTAGGTATTATTATGTTAGAAAATCACATTGAGCTTGTTTATGTACTATATTACTAATCCAGACATTTAGAGCCTTATGTGTGAaccttaattattcattcattcactcattgtctataACGCTTAACCacggagaaaacaccacactcctcacagacagacactcagaggaaacccacacagacacagggagaacacaccacactcatcactaacagtcacctggaggaaacccacggagacacagggagaactcaccacactcctcacagacagtcacccggaggaaacccacgcagacacagggagaactcaccacactcctcacagacagtcacccggaggaaacccacgcagacacagagagaacacaccacactcctcacagacagtcacccggaggaaacccacgcagacacagggaaaacacaccacactcctcacagacagtcactcggaggaaacccacgcagacacagagagaacacaccacactcctcacagacagtcacctggaggaaacccacacagacacagggagaacacaccacactcctcacagacagtcacctggaggaaacccacagagacacagggagaacacaccacactcctcacagacagtcacccggaggacacccacgcagacacagggagaacacaccacactcctcaaagacagtcactcggaggaaacccacgcagacacagggaaaacacaccacactcctcacagacagtcactcggaggaaacccacgcagacacagagagaacacaccacactcctcacagacagtcacctggaggaaacctacacagacacagggagaacacaccacactcctcacagacagtcacctggaggaaacccacagagacacagggagaacacaccacactcctcacagacagtcacccggaggaaacccacgcagacacagagagaacacaccacactcctcacagacagtcacccggaggaaacccacgcagacacagggagaacacaccacacccacaacctccagaacctgtagctgtgacagagacactacctgctgctccactgtgccaccagtatttttaattaattaaaataatttttttgtttgaatttgatgagtaagattaaaaaaaaactataaataaaaaaaatgtacttttcaacgaacatgcatttaaacaaagacattttagTGCCATTATTAAATAGAATTCAAGACTTTAAGAATATCATCATGATATTTTGAGATTAATGTAGTTACATTTTGAGCATCAAGACTCCACTGGGTCAGAAAGTGTGAAATCTTTAGAGCTACAGGTTTTTCTGGTAAAAGCTCAACAGGAAATCGGGGTTTCCTCTGTATTAGTGATTATCTGTCCACACTCTATTACGTGAAACGCAATGTAGAAGTGCCAGCGGAACAAGAGTCTGTTTGGATCTCTTTTACCCACATGCACcagctgtgtacaaacacagaCCTTCTCCAGCACAAACAGACGTGAGAGCGGCAAACAGTGAAGAaccattctctgaattttatgaaaagtgtgttgggttaaaatataaacattgtcTTTAAGGTTCTTGTAACTGAATAGAATTCCCttaagcagctgtacatgagcctaaggtcacaatGTCCAGTGCCAATCATGATATAGAGGGGAATGGTAACtttaaaaaagacagaaaatacattaaaaaattgttttgttttggttgttttttttttctcctcggTCATTCATCATTTTCAGTTTCACCCGTCATCTCCGCCAGTCACACACAGCGCCACCAGCCTCAGGAGGGCGTCTAAATGCCCAGacctgtcacatcagctgacagaccCCTGTGCTGGCTAGCACCACAAACAGAGAGATGATTGGAGAGAGGGCCATGCCCATCCAGAGAAGTAGGCAAATTTGACGTTGGATTGTTTATGGTTTTTGTCCCAACCGTGACATTTCCTTCTTccgtgtatgtgtgagtgtgtgtgtgtgtgtgtgtgtgtgtgtgtgtgtgtgtgctactcACCTGAGACTGAGCCCTGAGCATCAGCAGAAGGTCAATAGTCTCAGCCACAGGTAAGTTGGATGTTTTGCACGGCACTTTGGCAAGTTGCGTTCTACACGAGCCGGTCCTGTTCTTGCAGAAGAGATTGATGATAAACGGATCTTCCAGTCCACTGACCGCACACTCATAAAAGGTCCCGTTTAGAAGAGCCACGCTCAGCCACATTATCGGAGCCACCAAAGCTCCAACCACAACCTTAAGGAGGATGGAGGCACAGCCAATACAGTTTCCCCTGGGGCAGAGCTTCGTAGGGTTTAGACAGCAGCCGGTACAGAGGCGCCACAAGGCTGTGCTGAGAAACAAACCCACGGTCAACAACACCACAGCAGGCCCCAACATGTACAAGAGGCCATAGGAGAAATTCTGGTCTGGGTTACACGGACACTGGAaggaaaagagggaaaaaatccTTTCGCTGCCTATAGTGGCAATGGCCATGACTCCATACCCAATGGTGGtcttctgattggtcagaaaaCGCACTACAGTGCTGAAGGAATCCATCGTAGGCTTTAAAGGTGCCAAGAACATCAAAACTGCTCAAAAACTCTCAGATGAAGAAACTGCCCGCGACTCTCTGTTGACTTTCTAATGCAATCTCTCAGTTCACACTTCTTCAGGCCGGAACCTTGCAGAAACTCTGATTTTCCTCAACTTCTTCTTTGTTTACTTCATTCTCTACAGTCTCCTCTCCACTTTTTGTCTCCGCAgaaatccctctctctctcacttttgaCTTCCAGCTAACTCCACCCTTTCTTTGTCCGTCCTGCCTCCTCCCCCCCGTGCCACAGACTGGCTCATCTGGTTTCAGCTTAGACACTTCCTGCCAGAGCAGATGTGAAATAAATACCACAAAGCCCTGCACAGGGAGGTAACACACACTTCTGTAATGTGTGGCAAATGAGAGGGTTCACCCTTTAACTACTTCTTAAGAGTCAAactgtcactgtcactgtcactgttCTAAATGCCATTGTGATGCATTgcctttgttttgtgttgtcatATGAACAGTTGTGGGTGTGGTTTATTTAGTTCTGAAGTACTGAATCATGTTGCTGACCTAATAATCAGACCTAGTGTAACCAGATTTGAATATACCAgctgctgtttacactgtgcatTAAAAATGAGCCTGAATTACTCAGAAGAAAGCCTTCTTACAGTGCAGGAGAACTTCAGCTGATACTTGGCTTTGGGTGTGGTGACCTTAGGATcatcagctgctccagagtgtcacGTAATATCTCATGCTTTCCGCTAAAGGTAATACACACAGTACTGTCTCGTGTCCACGAAGCGTCTattagaggtgggcgatatggccctaaaatagtatcacaatatttcactgtgtttggtatcaataacaatattcttggtattatgaaaaaacactgaataaatgttgttaattaaaaataaataaataataataattatatagcaACGTTTATTTTAGTATAAAAACtaaaaatctgtaaacatttgtttattttgtaaattaacAATAACTTACTAAGATTCAGATTTTTGTATAAAACAAATTGTCTagtaaatttggagcatttctattggtccgttcgtcatgacattttcacacagtgtgaaagggagctgctgggttcaaatgaaacacaattaaagcttcacagtaaataacgaAATAATTGCAAAATAGATGCTATGCTAAGTCCGTGTGATCTGTCTCACATTGGCTGTTGAGTTCTGCTCTGCATTTTTGACTTTGCTCGTACTCAACGGGGTGCTTGTGAAACAGATTGACTGTGTTTCCCTGGTTAGTTCTTGCGTATCTTACATATTGCTGTACATCTGCTATTTCTTttaaaccaaaccacctccacatgaCTGAAGTCGCTCTCTCCGTTTTGGAACAAACTCCTCCACCACAGAGCCACTTTCCGCCTCACCTTGTTGTGCCTAAACGTATGCTATTTTATTtgtaactgcatgacgtcatCATGTAAAAATGTCAGAATATTACTATTATAAGCATAACACGAACAATGCAACAGGGCACAGCACTAATGTCTACAAACGTTTGGACCCTCGCTGCCTTTTTCACTGTGATTCAATCACTGTCCATTAGGGCTGGACATTAACACTGAAAACCTTTATTGACTTTGTATTGATCTCTGAGCTTCTCTACAGCTTCAGTGGATGTAGTTTTCACAGTTAACATCATCATTGCTTTATAAACTCCACAAAACCAGCCCAGCAGTGCTATCGGCCTTTTCTCTCTATCCACACAGCTGTGAGGAATTGATTCTTTATAAGTATGTGGACCCAACGTGGAGCCAGAAATGAAGGATATTAATCAGGAATTTGCTCCTCTTAGCGGCACCAAGAGCtgcttctatttttttatttttttttgccctcaTAGTTCACTGACAAGTCTCATACTGTAAATGCTGAAGTATTAAAGCTGAAATCATTTTTCCAACGTTGCTGGGAGTGTCTCTTTTATTAGAGCCATGCAGTGTTCATATTTACTGTGAGGAGATTGTGCTTCAGGTGTTGAAACAGACTGCTGGGATTAACTTTGGATACTGAAACTGTTtggtcagtgtttacatttcagcTTCATCTTCACTGAAGTCAAAACATGTTCAAATCACagacagcgttttttttttttgtttgtttgttttgtttttgttttgtagcgTGAGGTGCTCAAATCACTCGGtcagcctctgtgtttaggttctccttcatgtcgcttccatgtggcagagtCACGCGACTACAGCacggtagtgtggttttaaagaggCAGTACATCTCTTTACTTTCTATTCATTACCCACTCCTAGTATATACCCCTCTGGTTGACTCATAGCATTTGACATGTTGTCCATAGACTCATGAATGACTGCTCTACTGTGACGTCAATGATATTGTTTTTCAGTGGAGATTTTACACTCATGTGCACAGTTTAACACCCTCcaccaaaagatacatagtgcagtttcagcagtgctgagcctggattaGCAACGACAGAAGCCCTGTTATCCTTATTATAGGTaaatggagcatcacaatgattttgaacctGTCATTTTAAGATAAAgtactacctagtgttgtttGAATGGGTCCAGATAAGGCTCTGCTGTATAATACAGTCACACAACCAGCCAATCACGGCAAGGGACGACGGGGCTCGCCGCAAAACGGGTGCGTTTTGAAATCACATGACGCAGTTGCGCGCACATGACCCGGGGAGGCGGAGTCTGGACGGTTGGATGCaaggatagatagatagatggatggatggatggagagacagagggagggaccGATGGATGGATGTGTGAGACCGCAGTATCATTAGTCACAGTGGACCGTGCTCGCGGATCTGCACGCGCTCTGTGGTCCCGCCCTGAACCGTGCGTCTGCAGCCGAAAACAGCGCTGGAGGCAAAGGTAACTGAACGTCTTGTACTTTTACGGTTTCTGCTCCTAACCCTCCGTACACAACCCCTCGGGGCATAATTAGAGCAACAGTGCGCGAGGGCTAAAGGCACGCGCTGTTTAACCCACACAAGAACGCGGGATGATTTGCTACGAATCAAAATGGTGGGAGTGATCGGTACGTACGTGCgtgcgcttgtgtgtgtgtgtgtgtgtgtgtgtttgcagggtCCACACGAACTTGCACATTCATGCCGAACGGACGTCCTGGTTGCCCTGTTGCTAGGAGACCCCTCTACCAGCCGAGATGGCACGAACGTGGGCGATGCACCCTCGTGaaaaatgaacgaatgaatgcactgtatgaaagaatgaatgtggTTTGTATTCATTGGTCAGATCAATGTCAGTGTTGCAGTCATCCTGCGTATTTTCTAATGTACCGTAGtaccattttattcaacaatgGTCAGCCAACCTTGATTTAGTTGTAATAGAAttgtaataaaacatatatagaATAGATGTCAACAACGGTATGTATGTGAATAGTAATAACAATCTAAATGACTACAGTATGTGTCAGGCCCTGAACTGTCTCTGTGTGACACACCTGATTGTAACCTGACCCAACCCCCTCTATAGGTCCAAAAGTTTAAAGGCACGTCCAGTGTATTATAAATTAATTGTGGACACCTTCTgttgctttcacacacacagtgtttataACATCTTTAGAAAGTCAtggaatgaaatgggatgctctgaagcagctgaacATGAGTCTACTGTAACTCTGCTGGGTTCCAAGCGTAATCTCGAGGTACCAatcccccagcactgagctgtgaagcagtggaactgtgttctctggagcgatgaagCTATGTACATTTTGGATGACTAACCCCCCATTATCAGTACCTGACTACAtggatgtttatgtggctgtattcagtcagatcctcacagaaatggttCAGAATTGagtctaaagccttcctagaaagATGCAAAGGTGTAATACACAGGGTAGATTACTGTAAATTTGACTTGCCtttgatttatttgtaattgtgttgatttctttTAGCGTCAATagattaatctctctctctctctctctctctctttctctctctctctctctctctctctctctctctctctctctctctctctctctctctcttctctctctctctctctctcactgtctttctctctctctttctcactataactctcatcctctctctctctctctctctctctctcaaattcaaattcaaatagctttattggcatgaattGTAAAGAatgaaataagaaagaaaataaataagtaataacacaaaacaataaaaacaaaacaacaacaaaaactgaTAAACATTTAGATACAGGACTCTAAGTGTGTCATTGGTTTAGTGCAGTGTGGGACTTTTCTCTCAGGGTGTGACAGCTGTGAACGTATTTAGCAGACAATCCGACACACTCTGGAATCTCTCCCAAATACACACTCAGCAGATCTTCATCGTTCATGTGAAGGGATGAGAGTCTTCACTGAGCGCAGGAACTCTGTCCTGAGGTGTGTGTATTTGGGACACGAAGAGAGAAAGTGCtgctctgtctctatctctcctgAGCTGCAGTGAGGACAGAGCCGCTCCTCTCAGGGTTTCCAATGTTTCCTCTGGCGCCTGCTCTCTATCTTCAGGCTGTGGGCACTGAGTCTGTACATTGttagtgtctgtctctctctggggTGTTTAATTTGAGGTAGTTTTCGTGTGTGTATTCTCTGTTGagtgacctctctctctctgtctctctctcatcctctctctctctgtctctctctcatcctctctctctctctctctctgtctttctcatctctctctttctcactatAACTCTTtctcatcctcctctctctctatctctctctctctctctcactgtctttctctctctctttctcactataactctcatcctcctctctctctctttctctctctctctctgtctttctctcactgtctttctctcatctctctctttctcactatAACTCtttctcatcctctctctctcactgtctttctctctctctctttctcactatAACTCTcatcctcctttctctctctctctgtctctctctctctctctctctctctctctctgtctctctctctctctctctctctctctctctctctctctctctctgtctctctctctctctctctctctctctctctctctctctctctctgtctctctctctctctctctctctctctctctgtcactcactcactcacacacacagtgtgtatgtttctgcgtgtgtgtttgtgtgaaggtCACTCTGTAATGAGATCAATATCTGCAGGGACATGGCATTGATGCTGAGGGTCAGGAGACGCCTGAGAACCAGCTGTTGATTGGTGTCGGGGtgaaacagcacacacacacacacacacacacacacacattgctggTTTTTAGTTGACAGACACAGCCTTCTCCAATTACAGAGTGGACGTTGTGTCTGAGTTGTTCCTAGATGAACAGACAACAGGCCTGACGTGATGGTGACATGTAACACGATTCCTCACATTCATCAAGCTGCAGGAAGATTTGCATCTCGCCACCGGCCGCAGTAAAGCATTAATATCTTTATAGAGTTATCTGTGTATCACAAGGGTTGTGTTTGGTTTACATAATGAGGGGGGCGCCTTAAAACTGTCCTTTGCTTCTCTACAGAAACGGAGGGGGAAAGATTTGGTCAAAGTTAAGCTATTTTACttcttatttttatgtttttacacGGATTAAATCAGGAGTCTCTACCCTCTGTGCTCCGGTAACACATTCTCTAAGACTTAAGATGGTGGAATCTTACTTGAAGGAACTCAGGGTCATATCAACATTAGTGAGTTCATGTTCTAGAGTTTGAAAGATTAATTCACCACTTAAACCCATCCCAAAGGTTTTGGATGGAGATCCATCACTTcaaagaacacagctccacttcaAAGCCCAAGCATCTTATTTCATTTCCTGTAGGTATTAGACACACTGGGTTTGGGCGGTCAAAAAGGTTCTACTTAAAGCAGATGCATTAAATTGGTAATGTCCACAAGCATCGATCATAATGATAAATAAAGCCTGATATCAATAATAGAAAGCGAGCTGAGAACTCTTATCCTACGCCACTTCTTTCTTTGTGTCCCTGTAGAGTTCTGCACATGCTCAGTGCGGCGAAGTTGAGTCTCAGGAGACTGGAGCTCGTCTTCTGTCCTTCAGGAACATGCCGTCTGAGCCACCTCCAAGGTACAAACATCTCTGCAAACACCTGCACATGCACCGATGCTTTTAAAAACGCATTAATGCCTAGTTCtggtttaaatgaaaaatgtttattctgtgtgaggtgtttggtgaaTAGTGTGAGTTAGCAGtggacagcagtgtgtgtgtgtgtgtgtgtgtgtatgagagagagagagatggtcagAGAGACTTTGATGTATTTTAACTCTTCAGGGTTTGGAGCTGAGCACTGGGTGATGATTAATTTGCAGAAATCTGGATCCCTGCTGCGTCTGCTGCAGTAATGTTGTGAACAAACACATGGCAACACCAAATATGTTATAAAAAAGAGTGTAAAGTGGATCTAAACAGCTTTGTGGTTTCAAAACGTGGTTTTGCACAGGACAtgtcacacacacttctcagaTACGTGGGCCGGACTGACTGCTCAGTTGAAAGCACAATGCTCATTGAGCCAGTTCTCACATCACTAATTACAACTCGCTCTGCCAGTTCCATAAGAACCCCACACAGCCGCGCAGTATTATTGTACTCCATGGTATTTTTGGAAGCATAAAGCTGCTGAGAATAACGGCCAAAGGTAGGCTATTACCACGTCCAAAACTAAAATGGTGTcttcaaaatggttctggacagagaaaaagaaaatggacaCTGAAAACCACTCACGTGTTTATGTGTCTAGCATTTAACACCTCTGGACCAAACAGAGGTCGAAAAGTTAGGAAAAAGACTAACAAAGGCATAGAACTGCATGAAGACCTCCagagacaaacaaaacaacaaacaagttATTCTGGGTAGAATGAGGGGGCGGAGCCAGAGTTTTTAATGTGGTTTTCCaaataaaggaacactaggtaatattttaaccttaaaagcACAGCTTCAAAATAGTTGTCATGCTTCACGGACCTGCAGTAGGAAGAATAGAGTCTCTGTCATTACTgctctggactcagcactgcagaaacagcactatataactttgggaggagggtaggaactgAGCTCAAAGTGTGTAAGCCATTATTatgctttatatatttaatgtaattgcTTATAATGCTCCAAATTTACAATTGCTTTATCGCTTACTGTTCAGTGCTTTGTAGTTTTTTTATTCacctctgtgtttatgtgtgtgtgtgtcagccccCAGGCCATGCTGACAGGGCAGAGACTGTGCCAGTCTAAATCTCACCAGAGCTCAGTGTTGGCGGCACTGAACCAGCAGCGTGTGGATggtcagctttgtgatgtgacGCTGGTGGCTGGGGAGCAGAAGTTCCACGCCCACAGAGCCGTACTGGCCGCCTGCAGCGACTACTTCAGGGTCAGACACAGATTTCCCACCTAATACTCCACTGTTATTTAGTTATTCTGTACTCTGTCAGGCTCATAGACtaccagagagcaggtatgatttgggtggtggtggtgtgttagtgtgttagtggatcagacacagcagtgctgctgacgTTCTTTAAAAATCTAGAGAATGACTAACCCGCCCTGGAGAATCagatgagttactgtctctAACTTCACGCCTACAAGGCAGGAGTAGACAGTGaatgggcacagtgtttaaaactctaaaagccctgctgtgtctgatccattcttaCCAGAGTAACACAGCACCACCAGGTCAGtctcactgcagcgctgagaaaaGATccgccacccaaatcatacctacacTGTGGGGGTACtttgagggtcctgaccattgaagaacgaGGTGAAAAGggtctaacaaagtatgcagagcaacaggggCACTATGCGGCTCCTGTGTGTTCTGTAGAGCTGACAAAATTCCATTCTATTTGGGAGCCACAGCAATAGATGTTGGAACAAAGCTATGAAATGTTATTGCATTCTGCCACATAAAGATTTGAGAGGCCTGGTTAGTTATGGATCATAAACACCTCTCTAACTCCTCCCAAAGGTATTAGATAGAACTCTTTCACGCCAGAGAACACAGCCcgactgcttcacagcccagcGCCTGGGGGATTTAGTCTTTTCCACACTTTCCATTAGGGATGGGGACCTTAGGCTCATTACTTAGAGCATTGTGTATTACCTGCTTTAGCCTCGTTCCAGCTCCATTCCAGAACTAAAGTCGTTTCAGGCACCAAGCGTGTTTGGGTGATCTAATTGTATCTGGGAGTGTTGTTGGGTGTCTGCCAAAGTTTAGTggttgtgcatgtgtttgtgtgtgtgtgtgtgtgtgtgtgagagagatccACTCAGTGGTGTTCTAGACTGTGGATCAATGTCTATGTGATACCCCACTGCGTGACACTAATCAATGCCTTTGATCATCAGACCCCTGCTGGAATACAGCAGGAATAGCATGGCCTCTCCactacttgtgtgtgtgtgtgtgtgtgtgtgtgtgtaaaacagagATAATCTTCTGGACCAACAAAATGGCTCTGgcatgttttatttctttcttaaactgtaataatgtagacattatttgtatttcagaagatatttctgaggagacTAGATATCTACTCTCCCCCTGTCCAGTACTCGCACTTGTAACCCTCGCTTGCACGTGTCAGCTTaagtaccactttaaaatgagACTAGGTTATAAAGAGAGTGAAGCAGATGAGATCATTCTGCAGTGTGTATCAGGTGTTGGATTAAAACATGCACTAGACTTTGCTTACACAGGCCAGGTaagggtacacacacacacacacacacacacacacacacacacacacacacacacacacacacacacacacgtagtgTGTAGTAGTAGGTAGTAGTAATATGtagtaccactttaaaatgaggctaggtttataaatggttttaaatatgtttattacatggttattactTGGGTAAAGGTAATTAATAAGTAAAGGGCGTCAGTGACTTCTgttttgtctaatactgaaagtgtcagaacttACTGAAAAAGATCAAATTAAAGGATAATCTCAgacctgtaaatgtgaatttagtcatttaacTAGTTATATTTCACCACATTATTATCCGTGTCTAAAATGACGTTCTattggtggttaaatggttaa is a genomic window of Hoplias malabaricus isolate fHopMal1 chromosome X1, fHopMal1.hap1, whole genome shotgun sequence containing:
- the LOC136675875 gene encoding calcium homeostasis modulator protein 5-like yields the protein MFLAPLKPTMDSFSTVVRFLTNQKTTIGYGVMAIATIGSERIFSLFSFQCPCNPDQNFSYGLLYMLGPAVVLLTVGLFLSTALWRLCTGCCLNPTKLCPRGNCIGCASILLKVVVGALVAPIMWLSVALLNGTFYECAVSGLEDPFIINLFCKNRTGSCRTQLAKVPCKTSNLPVAETIDLLLMLRAQSQILGWVLIISAVLAGLIGTCYKNCRSQVSYLQLTFWKVYMQKEKEKFDSFADDYATRLAERNMKAFFNNQDPEAFPFPNHTAWEEISSIYTYSHSDQCYSTLQRYVESPDRDYTSEKTPLQMEYTLD